The Microlunatus soli genome contains the following window.
TCCGAGGCCCGCAAGTCCCAGGTCCGGACCGTCGACCGCTCCGAACGGGTCCGCACCTACAACTTTCCGGAGAACCGGATCGCCGACCATCGGATCGGCTACAAGGCTCACAACCTGGATCAGGTGCTCGCCGGTGAGCTCGATCCGATCGTGACCGCCCTCCAAGAAGCCGATACGGCGGAGCGGCTCGCTGCCGGCTGAGCCTGGCTTCTTCGGCTTCTTCGGGTCCTCGGCTGTCTTCGGGTTCTTCATGCTCGGCGCGAGTTGGTCGTGGTGTGGGTTTTCGGCGCTCTGCTGGAGTTTCCGCCCAGCATCGCGGCCGGGTTGCGTTCGGCGACCTTGTTGATCTTGGTCGGCCGGCCGCGACGCAACGCCCGCCACACCCGAAACTCCAGCAGAGCGCCGAAAACCCGGTCTCTGCCGCGCCGTGCGATCGGCGCGGCGAGTCGCCGGTCTCTGCTGCGTTGTGCGATGCCGGGGTCGGGTTCGTCGGTTCTGGGCAGCTACGGGCTGGGGAAGGGACGAACCTCTCGGTGGCTGCCTGTAGTTTATGAACATGAATTCAAGAACTTGGCCGGCTGTGGTCGGTGGGGTGTTGTTCGCGGCGGCGGGAGCTCCTGCTTGGGGTGAGTCGGGGGTCGGCTCGGTGGCGTTTGTCGGGCAGTTGGCCGTGTCGATGCTGGGGGGTGGGCTGCTGCTGTTGGCGGTGATCGTGATCGCCCGGTCGGTGCGGGTCGGCGCTCTCGGGCGGTGGGGTTTCGGGCTGGTCGTCGCCGGGCTGATCGCCCACCTGGTCGGTACGGTGCTGGGCGCTGTGGGTGCGGGGCTGGCGAGTGTGGCGCACAGTGTTGTCGGTGTTGTCTCCGGACCGGTCTGGATGCTGGCGCATCTGGGCTACATCGGGACGACGCTGGTCGGGATCGCCGCCTGGCGGGCCGGGTCGGTGCCCCGTCCGGTTGCCGTCGCCCTGATCACCTGCGCTCCGGTGGTGCTGGTCGGTGTGCCGGCAGGGCTCGCCCTCGCATCGGCGGCAGGAACAGTGGTCTCTGATTCGGTCGCCTGGGTGGCGACCGAACTCCAATTCGGCCTGGTCTGGCTGCTTGTCGGCGTCGTCCGCTCGCGTCCGACGGTCGGCTCCCCGGCGGAGGTGCCGGTCGGCTGAACCGACTGTCGTTCCGGCTCACTGGCCGGCACCCGGCGCTTGCATGTGCTTCCCGGGCTCCCTAGTGTATGCGTATGCACACGGTCATTGCCCTTGTCTGGTCAGGTCCGTGTATCCGTATAACTCAGCGCCACCGAACGAGGGGATCGACGATGATTCGCAGGCTCAGGACACTGACGGCACTCCTGATGGGGGCCGTCGTCGTGGTGGCGATGACGGCCTGCGGGGCCGGGTCACGGACCGGAGCACAGACGGCGGCGAAGGTCACCTGCGACCTGGGCAGGCAGCCGAAGCCGACGACGGTGAATGTGCTCGCCTACAACTCCTCGGCCATCGACCCGTACACCAACACGATGGTGTCCAGTTGCTCCAGCGACTCCGTATCGGTCAAGCACGAGCCGATCGATTTCGGCGGCCAGGTGCAGAAGACCACCGCAACGCTGGCCGGTGACTCCGGCAGCTACGACATTGTCGAGACCTACGGCTTCGTCGTCCCGCAATACGCCTCGCAGCGCAAGCTGCAGCCGCTGAACACGCTGGAATCCCAGCACGGCAAGGCGTTCGCGCTGGACAAGATCAATCCGGCGATGAAGGAGGCGATGAGCTATGACGGCAAGCTGTACGGCCTGCCGATGCAGGCGCAGATGTTCGTCCTGGCCTACCGCAAGGACGTCTTCGACAAGCTCGGCCTGGAGCCGCCGACGACCTTCGCCGAGCTGAGGTCGGTCGCGAAGAAGATCAAGACATCCGGGACGACGAAGTATCCGCTGGCGCTGCCGTGGCTGGCCAGTGCCGACATCGTCACCGCCTATGACGCTGCGCTCGGATCGCTGGGTACGCCACTGACCGATCCGAAGACCAAGCAGGCCAACCTCGATTCGGCCGCATCGAAGAAGGCGTTGCAGGAGTTGATCTCGCTGCGGCCCTACATGGACCCTCAGGTGACCACCTTCGATCAGCCGGCGGTGCAGCAGCAGATGTTCAACGGTGACGCCGCGATGGCGATCATGTTCTCCGGGCGAATGAACGACCTGACTCAACAGTCCAACACCAAGCTGTACGACAAGTTCGCGTTCGCCCCGCCGCCCACGGTCGACGGTGGCTCGGCGGCCTACAACGCGTTGTCGGTGGACGGCTGGTCGATCCCGAAGAACACCAAGATCGACAACGACCTGCTGTTCAAGATCATTGCGTCCTCGGTGAGCGAGAAGGCCTCCAAGGCGTCGCTGCCGGCGGCCTATCCGGCGCGCGAGGGCATGGTGTCCGACGACAGCTCACCCTATGCGGCGGCGGCGAACACGGCGATCAAGACCGCGCCGGCGGCCGAGCCGTATCCGTGGACCTCGGAGATCAGCAACCAGATCACACCGGTGATCGCCTCGATCATCCTGGGCAAGACCTCGGTCGACGACGGGACCACGAAGATGCAGAAGATCGCCGACGGCATCCTGGAGAACTACCGATGAGGGTCGGCGGCCGTGCATCGTGTCGTCGGGTTCGGAGGCGATGACATGCGCAAGCGCGAGTTCATCACGATGATCGGTCCGAGCGTGCTGGTGATGGTCGGCCTGCTCGCCGTGCCGCTGTACCGCACGATCCAGTGGAGTCTGCAACGCGTCACCTACGGCGACCCGGGGACCTTTGTCGGACTGGCGAACTACCAGCAGGCGTTGACCGATCCGCGCTTCGGACGCGCTGTCCTGTTCACCGTCGGACTGACCGTGTTCGTCACCGCCGCGCTGCTGGTCGGCGGCTACCTGCTGGCGATCCTGGTCAACGGGCTCGGCCGGCTGCGCCCGTTCGTGCTCGGCGCGATGCTGGTGTCCTACGTGGTGCCGCAGATCGTCGGCGCGACGATGTTCTCCTGGCTGTTCGACAAGAACTTCGGTGGCGTC
Protein-coding sequences here:
- a CDS encoding ABC transporter substrate-binding protein, encoding MIRRLRTLTALLMGAVVVVAMTACGAGSRTGAQTAAKVTCDLGRQPKPTTVNVLAYNSSAIDPYTNTMVSSCSSDSVSVKHEPIDFGGQVQKTTATLAGDSGSYDIVETYGFVVPQYASQRKLQPLNTLESQHGKAFALDKINPAMKEAMSYDGKLYGLPMQAQMFVLAYRKDVFDKLGLEPPTTFAELRSVAKKIKTSGTTKYPLALPWLASADIVTAYDAALGSLGTPLTDPKTKQANLDSAASKKALQELISLRPYMDPQVTTFDQPAVQQQMFNGDAAMAIMFSGRMNDLTQQSNTKLYDKFAFAPPPTVDGGSAAYNALSVDGWSIPKNTKIDNDLLFKIIASSVSEKASKASLPAAYPAREGMVSDDSSPYAAAANTAIKTAPAAEPYPWTSEISNQITPVIASIILGKTSVDDGTTKMQKIADGILENYR